The following are encoded in a window of Halorarum salinum genomic DNA:
- a CDS encoding ADP-dependent glucokinase/phosphofructokinase has protein sequence MDAARSRLESDLEALRELPVFVAYNANVDGIVRVDQSLETYLDRPPGVPGEAVPPDRLASTLDLATAITRSMATGEGDEIAMTAEFAARLEAELVPDRTQMGGQAGIMTNLLSVLGAAPIVYTYLLSETQQSKFERPEAVRFPLVEDGRVLFVPLGSIVNTDRTKLNWIFEFDEGEELFGVRAAANTRFIAASRPPEFDLVAGDLDPVVDQVGAVIDGALLAGYHNLTREHVDEGYEAAHRHARDVVRRLRSGGEFPVHVEYAATHDRELRESLTELILPEADVVGLDTHELDLLRRDLGLEPAPPAELVAVDRELREDGVEDESILEQYRTLTAVRERLGVDCLRLHAMDYHLAVTDDYLPVEAVRRGLAFAAVNAASKAATGRITGPTDLRRGLEYDPSAAGGRAIDALADHVGASTDDGALCTPTIVACPNRVVEEPASTVGIGDIVSSSSFALEVAVTTERDGE, from the coding sequence ATGGACGCCGCTCGTAGCCGACTCGAATCGGACCTGGAGGCGCTCCGTGAGCTTCCGGTGTTCGTGGCGTACAACGCGAACGTTGACGGCATCGTCCGGGTCGACCAGTCGCTGGAGACGTATCTGGACCGACCGCCCGGGGTGCCCGGGGAGGCGGTCCCGCCAGATCGGCTGGCGTCGACGCTGGACCTCGCGACCGCGATCACGCGGTCGATGGCGACCGGCGAGGGGGACGAGATCGCCATGACCGCCGAGTTCGCCGCGCGACTGGAGGCGGAACTGGTTCCGGACCGGACACAGATGGGCGGGCAGGCGGGGATCATGACGAACCTGCTCTCGGTGCTCGGGGCGGCACCGATCGTCTACACGTACCTGCTCTCGGAGACCCAGCAGTCGAAGTTCGAGCGGCCGGAGGCGGTCCGGTTCCCGCTCGTGGAGGACGGCCGCGTTCTGTTCGTTCCGTTGGGCAGCATCGTCAACACCGACCGGACGAAGCTCAACTGGATCTTCGAGTTCGATGAGGGGGAGGAGCTCTTCGGGGTCCGCGCCGCCGCGAACACCCGGTTCATCGCCGCGTCGCGGCCGCCGGAGTTCGACCTGGTCGCCGGCGACCTCGACCCGGTCGTCGATCAGGTCGGTGCCGTCATCGACGGCGCCCTCCTGGCCGGCTACCACAACCTGACCCGCGAGCACGTCGATGAGGGGTACGAAGCGGCACACCGTCACGCCCGGGACGTCGTCCGCCGCCTCCGGTCGGGCGGGGAGTTCCCCGTCCACGTCGAGTACGCGGCGACCCACGACCGGGAACTTCGCGAGAGCCTCACCGAGTTGATACTCCCGGAGGCCGACGTCGTGGGCCTCGACACGCACGAACTCGACCTGCTCCGGCGGGACCTCGGGCTCGAACCGGCCCCGCCCGCCGAACTCGTCGCCGTCGACCGGGAGCTCCGCGAGGACGGCGTCGAGGACGAGTCGATACTCGAACAGTACCGGACGCTCACGGCCGTCCGTGAACGCCTGGGGGTCGACTGCCTCCGACTCCACGCGATGGACTACCACCTCGCCGTCACGGACGACTACCTCCCCGTCGAGGCCGTCCGACGGGGGCTCGCGTTCGCCGCGGTCAACGCGGCGTCGAAAGCCGCGACGGGACGGATCACGGGCCCGACCGATCTGCGACGGGGGCTCGAGTACGACCCCTCGGCGGCGGGCGGCCGGGCGATCGACGCGCTCGCGGACCACGTCGGCGCGTCGACCGACGACGGCGCGCTCTGTACCCCGACGATCGTCGCCTGTCCCAACCGCGTCGTGGAGGAACCCGCGAGCACGGTCGGCATCGGCGACATCGTCTCCTCGTCCAGTTTCGCCCTGGAAGTCGCCGTCACCACGGAGCGTGACGGGGAATGA